A single genomic interval of Spirosoma taeanense harbors:
- a CDS encoding peptidoglycan DD-metalloendopeptidase family protein has product MRNMAFRWLLAVGCLCLTVTAQAQERGRFKKNLKITPQNQNTSNTPVVEQPQKADDPFEQETTQLRFNSQFEPKKELNPVVSEDTSLIDQGETSVVEVIDSVLVGTEWVKIADYYAVWDSRHIDPYNINPLEFNEAIDIKLYDPPANRYWSAPLNEGKLTSNFGYRWGRWHTGADLDLDTGDPIYASFDGIVRVVGWDGNGYGRYVLVRHYNGLETLYGHMSKQTVETGQLVKAGDQLGLGGSTGRSSGPHLHFETRYEGNPFSPLNIYSFPANTINSDHFLLTGSVWDYLRGGRPSSEISSKPRFKRTVLHRVRSGETLNSIASRYGMSVSALTRKNHISARSRIRPGQKLRVN; this is encoded by the coding sequence ATGAGAAATATGGCTTTTCGATGGCTGCTGGCTGTCGGTTGCCTGTGTTTGACCGTTACGGCACAGGCGCAGGAACGGGGACGGTTTAAAAAGAATCTGAAGATCACCCCCCAGAATCAAAATACTTCGAATACGCCGGTCGTTGAACAGCCCCAAAAAGCGGATGACCCATTCGAGCAGGAAACCACTCAGCTGCGCTTTAATAGCCAGTTCGAGCCGAAGAAAGAATTAAATCCGGTCGTCAGTGAAGATACGAGCCTGATCGACCAGGGCGAAACCAGCGTTGTTGAAGTGATTGATTCGGTTCTGGTTGGCACCGAGTGGGTTAAGATCGCCGATTATTACGCTGTCTGGGACTCCCGGCATATTGACCCCTACAACATCAATCCGCTGGAGTTTAACGAAGCCATTGATATCAAGCTCTACGATCCCCCGGCCAATCGCTACTGGTCGGCCCCGCTGAACGAAGGAAAGCTTACCTCTAATTTCGGGTATCGCTGGGGCCGCTGGCATACGGGCGCTGACCTCGACCTGGACACCGGCGATCCGATTTACGCATCATTCGATGGAATTGTGCGGGTTGTCGGCTGGGATGGTAACGGCTATGGCCGCTACGTATTGGTTCGGCACTACAATGGTCTTGAAACGCTTTACGGCCATATGTCGAAGCAAACGGTCGAAACGGGGCAGCTCGTTAAAGCCGGTGACCAACTGGGACTGGGCGGCAGCACCGGCCGGAGTTCCGGACCTCATCTGCACTTTGAGACGCGCTACGAAGGCAATCCATTCAGCCCGCTGAACATCTATAGTTTTCCGGCGAACACCATCAATTCAGATCATTTTCTGCTGACCGGCTCCGTCTGGGACTACCTGCGCGGAGGCCGCCCATCGTCGGAAATCAGCTCCAAGCCCCGCTTTAAACGTACCGTCCTGCACCGCGTGCGGTCGGGCGAGACGCTTAACTCGATCGCCAGCCGCTATGGAATGTCGGTGTCGGCGCTGACCCGCAAGAACCATATTTCGGCACGCTCGCGAATCCGGCCGGGACAGAAGCTACGCGTAAACTAA
- a CDS encoding DNA/RNA non-specific endonuclease: protein MFFNPRFNTRKYARRGFRLRGNTLVLLFVFFLIGLFLHYGGQTKPVVAFWNDVRKIVGLGPVRSEKEGSNPYKAPEPEGNGDVARDDKPDRPSVSTSGKTLFDFEKQANFILPAYTSSDEIIQHEGYTLRFRDEYKQADWVAYPLLPEEINGDAEREGSRFVPDPAVRSGSALPSDYTRSGYDRGHLAPAGDFKFSQQMMQETFFMSNMSPQAPDFNRGVWKELEEQVRQWALRDNGLYVVTGPVLKAGLPTIGKQNEVSVPQKFYKVLLYCNKPEIRMIGFLLNNKGSNSSLKQFVVPVDQIEQVTGIDFFPKLPDDLERKLESKGRSEMAEEWFSN from the coding sequence ATGTTCTTTAATCCACGATTCAATACCCGAAAATACGCTCGACGGGGGTTCCGGCTGCGCGGAAATACGCTCGTTCTGCTGTTCGTGTTTTTTTTGATTGGTCTGTTTCTGCACTATGGGGGGCAAACCAAACCAGTCGTTGCCTTCTGGAACGATGTGCGTAAAATTGTCGGCCTTGGGCCAGTCCGATCCGAGAAAGAAGGTTCCAATCCCTACAAAGCGCCCGAGCCGGAAGGTAACGGAGACGTTGCCCGCGACGACAAACCTGACCGACCATCGGTCAGTACGAGTGGAAAGACGCTGTTTGATTTCGAAAAACAGGCCAATTTCATCCTGCCGGCGTATACGTCTTCCGACGAAATTATCCAGCACGAAGGCTACACGCTCCGCTTTCGCGACGAATACAAACAGGCCGATTGGGTGGCGTATCCGCTGCTTCCCGAAGAAATCAACGGGGATGCCGAACGCGAAGGGTCGCGGTTTGTGCCGGACCCGGCCGTGCGAAGCGGCTCTGCACTCCCGTCCGACTACACGCGTTCGGGCTACGATCGCGGCCATTTGGCCCCGGCGGGCGATTTTAAGTTTTCCCAGCAGATGATGCAGGAAACCTTCTTCATGAGTAACATGTCGCCCCAGGCACCGGATTTTAACCGGGGCGTCTGGAAAGAGCTGGAAGAGCAGGTTCGGCAGTGGGCGTTACGTGACAATGGCCTGTATGTCGTTACGGGGCCGGTACTTAAAGCCGGTCTGCCTACCATTGGTAAGCAGAACGAGGTCAGCGTACCGCAGAAATTTTACAAAGTGCTGTTGTACTGCAACAAGCCGGAAATTCGCATGATTGGGTTCCTGCTGAACAACAAAGGTTCAAACAGTTCGCTGAAGCAGTTTGTCGTACCCGTCGATCAAATAGAGCAGGTGACCGGCATTGACTTTTTCCCCAAACTGCCCGACGATCTGGAACGAAAGCTGGAAAGCAAGGGCAGGAGCGAGATGGCCGAGGAGTGGTTTAGCAATTAA
- a CDS encoding PAS domain-containing protein, with amino-acid sequence MSADLRTTFPTLSSSALADILDNLPHGVLAFAAIRGQNNQIEDYRIIYHNPLGLRYLGRTAEALQHQPLFQWSPYARSMAEQLLRVVEQEEPFAFQHYTNHSNRWLEAQVRPMGDGFLASIQDITDLKEAKQLLENQNIALQKSIEHATQEHLLLDSVINTSPNSITVERAIRDEAGTIVDFQAILINQAALTLGQHTEADVLSKPISELNPMFKPSGLLAAYRAVVETGKPLTATFFYPPLSKHLDLLATRMDADHIVVLFSDVTEAHQTARALHHQNELLAGVLQASASAIFVFDAVHDEANALINFRITLANEAYVAIAGQRREEMVGMLLTDIYPETKERGLWHHYVNVYQTGQTFRGSHFFPDVQKWFDITINKLGDGLVATFNDITEARLTARQIEEQAKLFDEILANAINGLSVLEAIRDENGTAVDLRYLRVAQANSALTGLPKDQYLSRSLRSLFPFVTRTAFWPAFQNVLASGVPERFELHYQGDGYDNYLDNCLARLDENRLIWVYSVINDQKQAEFEARRQAQRTADILNGAINGILLVKALPEDTMPPTDFMLSAANRAASTILSVPINELVGKRMSEVFPAYREMGFQALYLAALATNEPQRAELFYQDERGISGYYDVSAVRQAGNGIVITFMDISDRKSLEQQREQLVTELERSNADLEQFAYIASHDLQDPLRKIQAFGELLLEQYEHLLPGNGQDMVRRMQSSAERMSILIRDLLAYSRLSLKPESVQGVNLRQIITDIQTDLETTIQEKSAQLIVTNLPVLHGNPIQLRQLFQNLISNALKFSQPGIQPQVTIKARTLSFEDIPATIPHHKQQSWVAIDVIDNGIGFEAQHQERIFQLFERLQSRHKYAGTGIGLAICRKVAENHGGTVLARSQPGKGATFTVYLPTEPS; translated from the coding sequence ATGTCCGCTGATTTACGTACTACTTTCCCGACCCTTTCCTCTTCGGCTCTGGCGGATATACTTGACAATTTACCGCATGGTGTACTGGCGTTCGCGGCCATTCGCGGCCAGAATAATCAAATCGAGGATTATCGGATTATTTATCACAACCCGCTGGGATTAAGGTATCTGGGCCGCACTGCGGAGGCCCTACAGCACCAGCCTCTGTTCCAATGGTCGCCGTATGCGCGTTCGATGGCCGAGCAGCTTTTACGGGTTGTCGAGCAGGAAGAGCCTTTCGCCTTTCAGCACTATACGAATCATTCCAATCGCTGGCTGGAAGCTCAGGTTCGGCCGATGGGCGACGGGTTTTTGGCATCAATCCAGGACATTACCGATCTGAAAGAAGCTAAACAACTGCTGGAAAACCAGAACATCGCGCTGCAGAAGAGCATTGAGCACGCAACACAGGAGCACCTGCTGCTGGACAGTGTCATCAACACATCGCCCAATAGCATTACGGTGGAGCGGGCAATCCGGGATGAGGCCGGCACCATCGTGGATTTTCAGGCCATACTGATCAACCAGGCCGCCCTGACCCTGGGTCAGCACACCGAAGCCGACGTTCTGAGCAAACCGATCAGTGAACTCAATCCCATGTTTAAACCTTCGGGGCTGCTGGCGGCTTACCGGGCAGTCGTTGAAACAGGGAAGCCGCTGACGGCTACGTTTTTCTATCCGCCATTGAGTAAGCACCTCGATTTGCTGGCAACCCGCATGGATGCCGATCATATTGTGGTTCTGTTCTCCGACGTAACAGAAGCTCACCAGACAGCCAGGGCACTGCATCACCAGAACGAATTACTCGCGGGGGTTCTGCAGGCATCGGCAAGTGCCATCTTTGTTTTTGATGCGGTCCACGACGAAGCCAACGCCTTGATTAACTTCCGGATCACGCTGGCCAATGAGGCTTACGTGGCTATTGCTGGTCAACGACGGGAGGAAATGGTTGGGATGCTCCTGACCGACATTTATCCGGAAACCAAAGAACGCGGCCTGTGGCATCATTACGTGAACGTATATCAAACAGGACAAACGTTTCGCGGAAGCCATTTCTTTCCGGATGTTCAGAAGTGGTTCGATATCACCATTAATAAACTTGGAGATGGTCTGGTGGCCACGTTCAATGACATTACAGAAGCTCGCCTGACCGCCCGCCAAATAGAAGAACAGGCCAAACTGTTCGATGAAATTCTGGCTAACGCCATTAACGGCTTATCCGTGCTGGAAGCCATCCGCGATGAAAACGGAACGGCTGTCGATTTGCGGTATCTGCGGGTCGCTCAGGCTAACTCCGCGCTTACCGGTCTGCCCAAAGACCAGTATTTGAGCCGTTCGTTACGCTCACTTTTCCCGTTTGTTACCCGAACCGCCTTTTGGCCAGCCTTTCAGAACGTATTGGCATCGGGCGTACCTGAACGCTTTGAACTGCATTATCAGGGCGACGGCTATGATAATTACCTGGACAACTGCCTGGCCCGGCTGGATGAGAACCGGCTGATCTGGGTTTATTCGGTCATTAATGATCAGAAGCAGGCCGAGTTTGAAGCCCGGCGACAGGCCCAGCGAACAGCGGACATTCTAAATGGGGCTATCAATGGAATCCTGCTGGTCAAGGCGTTACCGGAGGATACAATGCCGCCGACCGATTTTATGCTATCAGCCGCGAATCGGGCAGCCTCGACCATTCTGAGTGTCCCGATCAATGAACTGGTCGGTAAACGCATGAGCGAGGTCTTTCCGGCTTACCGGGAAATGGGGTTTCAGGCACTTTATCTCGCAGCCCTTGCAACCAACGAACCACAGCGTGCCGAGCTGTTTTATCAGGATGAGCGTGGTATTTCGGGTTACTACGACGTATCGGCGGTGCGACAGGCAGGCAACGGTATCGTTATTACGTTCATGGACATCAGCGATCGCAAAAGCCTGGAACAGCAGCGCGAACAACTGGTGACTGAACTGGAACGTTCGAATGCGGATCTGGAACAGTTTGCCTATATAGCCAGCCACGACTTACAGGATCCGCTGCGCAAAATTCAGGCCTTTGGTGAACTCCTGCTGGAACAGTATGAGCACCTACTACCCGGCAATGGCCAGGACATGGTGCGTCGTATGCAGTCGTCGGCCGAACGGATGAGTATTCTGATCCGCGATCTACTGGCGTATTCCCGTCTTTCATTGAAACCCGAGTCAGTACAGGGGGTTAACCTTCGGCAGATCATAACCGACATACAGACCGATTTAGAAACGACCATCCAGGAAAAATCGGCGCAACTGATCGTAACCAATCTTCCCGTTCTGCACGGTAACCCAATTCAGCTCCGCCAGTTATTCCAGAACCTGATCAGTAACGCCCTGAAATTTTCGCAACCGGGTATTCAGCCGCAGGTGACCATTAAAGCGCGCACCCTTTCATTCGAGGACATTCCGGCCACGATTCCGCACCATAAGCAGCAGTCGTGGGTGGCGATTGACGTCATCGACAACGGCATTGGCTTCGAGGCCCAGCATCAGGAACGGATTTTTCAATTATTCGAGCGTCTGCAGAGCCGCCACAAATACGCCGGCACGGGCATTGGGCTCGCTATCTGCCGGAAAGTAGCCGAGAACCACGGCGGCACCGTTCTGGCCCGCAGTCAGCCGGGTAAAGGCGCAACCTTTACCGTTTATCTGCCCACCGAGCCCAGTTAA
- a CDS encoding asparagine synthetase B, with amino-acid sequence MKRLLLPLILILVLTGQTWASKILIPMDDAQKNHLKAYGIAYWVLKTHDTEIDWLLNYRGGAFLMPQSQVFINELVIRGVSYEVISDAQSAQILAEVAAPDANMDAVKLQKPPKVAVYSPKTKQPWDDAVTMVMTYAEIPYDVVFDEEVMNGKLPEYDWLHLHHEDFTGQYGKFFHFKDQPWYIAQKQESENIARKFGFSKVPQLKRAVTQKIRDFVLGGGYLFAMCNATDTYDIALASQNTDIVDTFYDGDPADPNANSKLDFSQTFAFRNFQVYTNPYLIEFSNIDNQIEERGVSEHNDYFTLFQFSAKYDPIPTMLTQNHLNVIKGFMGQTTAFKKNLIKPEVVIMAENRSAGEARYIHSPYGRGFFTFYGGHDPEDYRHEIGEEPTDLNLHPNSAGYRLILNNILFPAAKKKKQKT; translated from the coding sequence ATGAAACGGCTGCTGTTACCGCTTATCCTAATCTTAGTACTTACTGGCCAGACCTGGGCTTCTAAAATTCTGATTCCAATGGACGATGCCCAGAAGAATCACCTGAAAGCGTACGGCATTGCCTATTGGGTTCTTAAAACGCACGACACCGAGATCGACTGGCTGCTGAACTACCGGGGCGGGGCGTTTTTAATGCCTCAGAGCCAGGTTTTCATCAATGAACTGGTGATTCGGGGGGTTAGCTACGAAGTGATCTCCGACGCGCAGTCGGCGCAGATTCTGGCCGAGGTGGCCGCTCCCGATGCCAATATGGATGCGGTAAAGCTCCAGAAACCACCTAAAGTAGCCGTTTATTCGCCTAAAACCAAGCAGCCCTGGGACGATGCCGTAACAATGGTGATGACCTACGCTGAGATTCCCTACGACGTAGTCTTTGACGAGGAAGTTATGAACGGCAAACTACCCGAATACGACTGGCTGCATCTGCACCATGAAGATTTCACGGGTCAGTATGGCAAGTTTTTCCACTTTAAAGACCAGCCCTGGTATATCGCTCAGAAGCAGGAGTCCGAGAACATTGCCCGAAAGTTTGGCTTTTCGAAAGTACCGCAGCTCAAGCGGGCCGTAACGCAGAAAATCCGGGACTTCGTGCTGGGGGGCGGCTATTTGTTCGCCATGTGCAATGCTACTGACACCTACGACATCGCGCTGGCATCGCAGAATACCGATATTGTCGATACGTTCTACGATGGTGATCCGGCCGATCCTAATGCCAACAGCAAGCTGGATTTCAGCCAGACATTCGCTTTCCGGAACTTTCAGGTCTATACCAACCCCTACCTGATTGAGTTCTCCAATATCGACAATCAGATTGAAGAACGTGGGGTAAGCGAACACAACGATTATTTTACGCTGTTCCAGTTCTCGGCCAAGTATGACCCCATCCCAACCATGCTGACACAGAACCACCTGAACGTAATCAAGGGGTTCATGGGGCAGACAACAGCGTTCAAGAAGAACCTCATCAAGCCCGAGGTGGTCATTATGGCCGAAAACCGCTCGGCGGGTGAAGCCCGGTACATCCACAGCCCTTACGGGCGAGGCTTCTTTACGTTCTATGGCGGGCACGACCCCGAAGATTATCGTCACGAAATTGGTGAGGAACCTACGGATCTCAACCTGCACCCAAACTCGGCGGGTTACCGGCTGATCCTGAACAACATTCTCTTTCCGGCCGCCAAGAAAAAGAAGCAGAAAACCTAA
- a CDS encoding ABC transporter permease, whose translation MNLLENIREGLRSIAGNRLRTILTSLIIAIGITSLVGILTAIDGIQSSVDSSFAGLGANTFSLVARQDIARRSGRVQKQDEPIDYFDAVQFKRRFPYGATIAVSTVVGDAIQAKFGSKKTNPNLQLTGGDDAYLTVKGFTLQSGRNLTQNDINYALNVAIIGSEVAASLFERKINPLNQVIRVAGVQYKIIGVLAKKGGLSGGSEDRIVLIPLDNARALAGTRKLTFDITASVPTVADQDEAIGEARGVMRQVRRDPLGQPDSFEIQRADDLAKETANITGYLRIGGFGIGFITLLGASIALLNIMLVSVTERTREIGIRKSLGATPKRIREQFLIEAIVICLFGGLGGIIMGLGIGNLISTLVSQGQGGFVVPWGWMALGILVCVTVGLFAGIYPAVRASKLDPIEALRYE comes from the coding sequence ATGAATCTACTTGAGAATATACGCGAAGGGTTACGTTCGATTGCCGGTAACCGCCTGCGCACAATCCTGACCTCGCTGATCATTGCCATCGGTATCACCTCGCTGGTAGGTATACTGACGGCTATTGACGGGATTCAAAGTTCGGTCGACAGCAGCTTTGCAGGGCTGGGGGCCAATACGTTCAGCCTTGTTGCCCGGCAGGATATAGCCCGTCGGAGCGGGCGGGTTCAGAAGCAGGATGAGCCAATTGATTACTTCGATGCCGTTCAGTTCAAACGGCGGTTTCCGTACGGGGCTACGATTGCCGTTTCAACCGTCGTCGGCGATGCGATACAGGCGAAGTTCGGCTCGAAGAAAACCAACCCGAACCTGCAGCTGACCGGGGGCGATGATGCCTATCTGACCGTCAAAGGCTTTACGTTGCAAAGCGGCCGGAATCTGACGCAGAATGATATCAATTATGCGCTGAACGTCGCCATCATTGGCAGCGAAGTGGCCGCATCTTTATTCGAGCGAAAAATTAATCCCCTGAATCAGGTCATCCGGGTGGCGGGCGTACAATACAAAATTATTGGCGTACTGGCCAAAAAAGGCGGTTTGTCGGGCGGGAGCGAAGACCGGATCGTGCTGATCCCGCTCGATAACGCCCGCGCGCTGGCAGGAACCCGCAAGCTGACGTTTGATATTACGGCCTCCGTGCCAACGGTTGCCGACCAGGACGAAGCCATTGGCGAAGCCCGGGGCGTTATGCGGCAGGTTCGGCGCGACCCGCTTGGCCAGCCCGATTCGTTTGAAATTCAGCGGGCCGACGATCTGGCGAAAGAAACTGCCAATATCACCGGGTATCTGCGCATCGGTGGGTTTGGCATCGGCTTTATTACGCTGCTGGGCGCGTCTATTGCGCTGCTGAACATCATGCTGGTGTCCGTCACCGAACGAACGCGCGAGATTGGCATCCGGAAATCGCTCGGCGCAACGCCTAAACGCATCCGGGAACAGTTCCTGATCGAAGCCATAGTGATCTGCCTCTTCGGTGGGCTGGGTGGGATTATAATGGGGCTGGGTATCGGCAACCTCATCTCAACGCTCGTTAGTCAGGGGCAGGGCGGGTTCGTCGTACCCTGGGGCTGGATGGCCCTTGGAATTCTTGTATGCGTAACCGTCGGGCTGTTCGCGGGAATTTATCCGGCCGTGCGAGCCTCGAAACTCGACCCCATTGAAGCGTTACGGTACGAATAG
- the trxB gene encoding thioredoxin-disulfide reductase — MTSEHVKCLIIGSGPAGYTAAIYASRANMNPVMYQGPQPGGQLTITTEVDNFPGYPDGVQGPQMMQDLENQARRFGTDVRYGMVTSVDFSGHPHRAIVDEKHEITADSVIISTGASAKWLGLPSEMRLNGRGVSACAVCDGFFFRGQDVAIVGAGDTAAEEASYLANLCRKVYMLVRRDEMRASRFMQQRVKTAPNIEILYNTETEEVLGDDEVSGVRVKNAVTGEETILNVTGFFVAIGHKPNTDIFRDYLDLDAHGYIQTEKGSTRTNIPGVFACGDAQDNVYRQAITAAGTGCMAALDAERYLVTLEMQENELVH, encoded by the coding sequence ATGACCTCCGAACACGTTAAGTGCCTGATTATCGGCTCTGGCCCCGCCGGCTATACCGCAGCTATATATGCCTCCCGGGCAAACATGAACCCCGTTATGTACCAGGGGCCGCAACCTGGCGGCCAGCTGACCATTACGACAGAAGTTGACAATTTTCCGGGTTATCCCGATGGCGTACAGGGCCCGCAGATGATGCAGGACCTCGAAAATCAGGCCCGGCGCTTCGGCACGGATGTGCGGTATGGGATGGTGACCAGCGTTGACTTTTCGGGGCATCCGCACCGCGCTATTGTCGATGAAAAACACGAGATAACCGCTGATTCGGTCATTATCTCGACGGGGGCGTCAGCCAAGTGGCTGGGGTTGCCGTCCGAAATGCGGCTCAATGGCCGTGGGGTTTCGGCCTGTGCGGTCTGCGACGGGTTTTTCTTTCGTGGTCAGGACGTAGCCATCGTGGGTGCGGGCGACACAGCCGCCGAAGAAGCGAGCTATCTGGCGAATCTTTGCCGGAAAGTCTATATGCTGGTTCGGCGGGATGAAATGCGGGCGTCGCGGTTCATGCAGCAACGCGTTAAAACGGCCCCGAATATCGAAATTCTGTATAATACCGAAACGGAAGAAGTACTCGGCGACGACGAAGTGTCGGGCGTTCGGGTGAAGAATGCCGTAACGGGCGAAGAAACAATTCTGAACGTGACGGGCTTTTTTGTGGCCATTGGTCACAAACCCAATACCGACATTTTCCGGGACTACCTCGATCTCGATGCGCATGGATACATCCAGACCGAGAAGGGAAGCACCCGAACCAACATACCCGGCGTCTTTGCCTGTGGAGACGCTCAGGATAACGTATATCGTCAGGCGATTACGGCGGCCGGAACCGGTTGTATGGCGGCCCTTGATGCTGAACGGTATCTGGTTACCCTGGAAATGCAGGAAAACGAGCTTGTTCATTAA
- a CDS encoding BaiN/RdsA family NAD(P)/FAD-dependent oxidoreductase, producing the protein MPLSIVVIGGGAAGFFGAITAAETFPGATVTILEKNRTVLNKVRISGGGRCNVTHACFDNRQLVKHYPRGEKWLRSLLHQFDAVATVRWFENHGVQLKTEADGRMFPTTNTSETIVNCLLDAARRLNIQVQTSCGVSTLQKTPSGWQLQLLTGETLRADRVLVATGGFPQLTAYGWLPDQAEPLLSPVPSLFTFNVPDNPLLPLAGVSVADARVSISGTRQEQRGPVLVTHWGFSGPAVLRLSAWAARDLAAVDYRFTLRINWVPTLNDNELRLALHDFRQQNGRKQVFSQNPLGLPSRLWQALSAEAGILENQRWADLPAKSGNRLIERLTNSQFQVAGKSTFKDEFVTCGGIALGSLDPQTLESKTQPGLFFAGEVLDVDGITGGFNFQNAWTTGYIAGRHIGL; encoded by the coding sequence ATGCCATTGAGTATTGTCGTTATCGGCGGGGGAGCCGCCGGCTTTTTTGGGGCGATCACAGCCGCCGAAACCTTTCCGGGTGCCACCGTTACTATTCTTGAAAAGAACCGCACAGTCTTAAACAAAGTCCGCATCTCGGGCGGAGGGCGCTGCAACGTTACCCATGCCTGTTTCGACAACCGGCAACTGGTGAAGCACTATCCCCGGGGCGAGAAATGGCTGCGCTCGCTGCTGCATCAATTCGACGCAGTAGCGACCGTACGCTGGTTTGAAAACCACGGTGTTCAGCTTAAAACCGAAGCGGACGGGCGGATGTTTCCAACCACCAATACCTCGGAAACCATCGTCAACTGCCTGCTGGATGCAGCTCGTCGACTCAACATTCAGGTGCAGACAAGCTGTGGAGTTAGCACGTTACAAAAAACACCATCGGGCTGGCAACTTCAGTTGCTGACGGGTGAGACGCTCCGGGCCGACCGGGTGCTGGTCGCAACGGGCGGTTTTCCCCAACTGACGGCCTATGGTTGGCTCCCAGATCAGGCTGAGCCGCTGCTGTCGCCGGTACCTTCCCTCTTTACGTTTAACGTGCCCGACAATCCGCTGCTTCCCCTGGCCGGTGTATCAGTCGCCGATGCGCGGGTTTCTATCTCCGGAACCAGGCAGGAACAGCGCGGGCCGGTGCTGGTGACGCACTGGGGATTCAGCGGCCCGGCCGTCTTGCGGCTGTCGGCCTGGGCGGCCCGCGACCTGGCGGCCGTTGACTACCGGTTTACGCTCCGTATCAACTGGGTACCCACCCTAAACGATAACGAACTGCGTCTGGCCCTGCACGATTTCCGGCAGCAGAATGGCCGTAAGCAGGTATTTTCCCAGAATCCCTTGGGTCTACCCTCCCGGCTATGGCAGGCGCTGTCGGCCGAGGCTGGTATTTTGGAAAACCAGCGCTGGGCCGACCTGCCCGCCAAATCCGGAAACCGCCTGATTGAGCGATTGACTAACAGTCAGTTTCAGGTTGCAGGCAAGAGTACGTTCAAGGATGAGTTTGTGACCTGTGGCGGTATTGCCCTAGGCAGCCTGGACCCGCAAACGCTGGAAAGCAAAACCCAGCCGGGGCTCTTCTTTGCAGGCGAGGTGCTGGACGTTGACGGCATCACGGGCGGCTTCAATTTTCAGAACGCCTGGACCACCGGCTACATAGCAGGACGCCATATTGGACTTTAG